From a single Klebsiella africana genomic region:
- a CDS encoding membrane protein: MTQPVKDEDQHDADFEKVSSEQKSLTFSLSYSLVEKAVKIIIVVAILVCISVYIGKRMNEGDGLFHKSVKIAILNPSALNEQYLKAHNGKSEGYLPYIRKLMALYRARDFLVLDMNYVITRPSTVNEIAYIDESEVESELTEYGIDPKYFEGKQ; encoded by the coding sequence ATGACTCAACCAGTAAAAGATGAAGACCAACATGACGCTGATTTTGAAAAAGTGTCAAGCGAACAGAAAAGCCTGACATTCTCACTGTCTTATTCTTTAGTCGAAAAGGCTGTTAAAATCATCATTGTCGTCGCTATCCTGGTATGTATTTCAGTGTATATTGGGAAGAGAATGAATGAAGGAGACGGACTGTTTCATAAGAGCGTAAAAATTGCCATTCTTAACCCTTCTGCTTTAAATGAACAGTATTTAAAAGCACACAATGGAAAAAGTGAAGGTTATCTCCCTTATATTCGCAAGTTGATGGCACTTTACCGAGCACGTGATTTCCTGGTGCTCGATATGAATTATGTCATTACACGACCATCAACAGTAAATGAAATAGCTTACATAGATGAATCAGAAGTAGAAAGCGAACTGACTGAATATGGTATAGACCCTAAATATTTTGAGGGTAAACA